A window of Halobacillus naozhouensis genomic DNA:
AATGCCGAACTTAGTCGAACTTCCTCTATGCCGTTTTTAACAGAACTTCCTTGAATTTCGGACTTCCTTAATTCAGTTTTAGCAGAGCTTACTCTTTCCTGTCTATCAGCGAATACACTTTTGTCATAGAAACAAGTTCTCTAGCTTATAGTATAGTAAAGAGGGTTAATAGGGGGAGTGGACGATGAGGAATTCGATTGCTATTGGATTGTTATTTATTCTGTTAAGTGGGGCGTGCTACCTGTTTATAGCTCAGCCAGCCACTCCGGAAACTCAGCCATCTGAATCCATCATAGAGACAGCGTCACCTGAGCAGCCTGTGACGAAAAATAGTCAGGAGAATCTGGAAAAAGAGAAAACGTTTTTCTCTTGGCTGGGAACTTCTAGTGAGGAGATTCTATCTCAGTTTAAAGAACCAGATCGAATTGATCAAAGTCCATACGGGTATGAGTGGTGGGTGTATTCGGGAGCGGATCGTTATTTTCAATTCGGCATCCGTGATGGAGAAGTAGTTACGGCGGTTACTTTTAGCGAAAACCCGAATGCACAGCTGACCATCGGGAAAAGTTATCGTCAATTAAATCAAGCCTATACGTTCCAGTCGGATGTGTCGATCCGCAATGGAATGTATTCCTTTCAGCTTACCGAAAAAGATATAAAAGAACGGCCGCTTATTCCATTAAATGATGAATGGTCTGCACAGCTTTATTTTGATACGTTTACGAAAGAGCTATCAGCTGTCCGTGCCGTTAGAAATGATATTTTACTGGAACAGCAGCCCTATCAACTTACTTATAGAGGTGATCTTCCTACACCTGAGGTCCTTACAGAGGAGGATTGG
This region includes:
- a CDS encoding CAP domain-containing protein, whose translation is MRNSIAIGLLFILLSGACYLFIAQPATPETQPSESIIETASPEQPVTKNSQENLEKEKTFFSWLGTSSEEILSQFKEPDRIDQSPYGYEWWVYSGADRYFQFGIRDGEVVTAVTFSENPNAQLTIGKSYRQLNQAYTFQSDVSIRNGMYSFQLTEKDIKERPLIPLNDEWSAQLYFDTFTKELSAVRAVRNDILLEQQPYQLTYRGDLPTPEVLTEEDWEEINQGAEQQIFEMSNYIRLKHGIDSLVVHDKAAAVAFSHSKDMNEHNYFSHHSQNGDGVGERLRKAEVPYTRAGENIAAQHIDATAAIHGWLNSKGHRESLLDERYTHLGVGVDQLYYTQNFLALP